Part of the Caulifigura coniformis genome, TACCACGCATGGATGGGAAGCTATCACCTGCCGCTCGCTCACCCATGGGGCGTCGTGACCGGCGAAGATGGTTCGTTCGAGATCAAGGGCGTGCCGGGAACCACCGTCGAATTCGTGGTCTGGCACGAGAAGGCGGACTACATCAGCCGCAGTCTGAAAGTCACGATTCCGGTGGATGGTGAAGTCGTTCAGGAAATTTCAGTCGAGGCCGCAAAGCTCGCGGCGAAGTGATCGTCGCGCGGGGATGCAGGGGGAGGGGAATCGAGATGCGGCAATTCAGGCTGGCGACCGGCGTCGTGGCATTGGCCATGGCGGCAGGGGGATGTGGAGGCAACTCCAGCCCCGATCGAACGTCGACCAAGGTCCTTCGCCCCGAGGAAGTGAAGATCAGCCTGGGAAAGGAGCCGGCCCCCGCACCGGCCGCGGAAGAGTCGTCGTCGACGCCGGCAGGTTCGCCGGAAGCCTCGGCTCCCTGATGTCGAGGCAGGCTCACGGCCAACTGTGCACAGTCGATTTGAGCACGGGCCAACAGTGAATGACGAGAAGCCATGAAGAAGTCTGAGTTTTCCATCGGCACACGATCAACCGGAACGGCGCGCGGGCGCGCTTTCCCCGGCGCGCTGACCGCAGGGCTGCTGGCGATGGTGGCCCTCACGTCCGGCTGCGTCAGGCACGATGCCGAGTTCTCGCACCGCGAGGAATACAATGAACTCATCCCGGAGGGGCAGGAATACGTCCACAAGGTTCTCGGGACCTACTTCGGAAAGCCCACGCGGATCGTCGCCTGGGAAAAGCTTCCGTTGAAGCTGCATGCAGCCGTCGGAACGGTCGGTGAAGGCGCCACCTCCCTCTCCGTCCCGGTCAATTTCACCCAGGAGAACCTGCCGCTCCGTCCGGAACTCGAAGCCGCCTGGCTGTCCGGCAACCTCTTCCAGAAGAACGACACTCCCGCGCTCATCGAAGCCATCGGCGAGAACGGATCCGTCATGTTTCCCGATCCTGGGCTGGCCCAACTGCCGGCTGCAGGGGATCGCGTCGCTATCGGGCCGGGCGAAGTCCTGAAGTTCGGCCGCGTCCTGTACGCCGAGCACTGCCTGCACTGCCACGGCGTCTCAGGCGACTCCCACGGCCCGACCGCTCCTTACCTCAACCCGAAGCCGCGTGATTTCCGCCGCGGCATCTTCAAGTTCACGACGACCGTGGCCGCCAGCCGCGCGTCCCGGACGGATCTTTCCCGGACGATCGATGAAGGCATCCCGGGCACCTACATGCCGTCCTTCAAGCTGCTCACTCCCGACGAGAACATGGCGCTCGTCGAGTACGTCCTCTGGCTGGCAATGCGTGGCGAGGTCGAATACCAGCTCACCGGGCAGCTCAAGAACGACTACTCGAACGAAGCCTTCGCTGATCGCGTGAAAGGCGGTGAATCGGCCGCCGAGATCCGTAAGGAGCTCACCGACGCCGTCAACGGCGGCGAGATGGCCGACACGTTCAACGGCATCGTCGATACCGCGGTCGAACGCTGGGTGGCCGCCCAGGAAGAGGCCTCCCTCGTGACGCCAACCGTCAAGCATCTCGAGGCGACCGCCGAATCGATCGCCCGCGGCCGGGCGCTCTACCTGTCGAAAGACCTCAACTGCGTCGCCTGCCACGGCGAGGCAGGGCTGGGCGATGGACCGCAAACGTACTCGATCACCAAGAACTCCGCCGGCGCCGACAACCCGACGCCCGGCCTCTACGACGATTGGGGCAACCTCGTCGTTCCCCGAAACCTCACGACGGGAATCTACCGCGGAGGCCGCCGGCCGATCGATCTGTTCAGCCGGCTGCACGGCGGAATCAAGGGAACCCCCATGCCGGCGTTCGGCGGAAAGAAATCGGATGAAGAGTTGTGGGACCTCGTGAACTACATCATGAGCGTGCCCTACGAGAAGCGGACACCCGGCGATGGGTCGAAAGAAGCGAAGCCGGCCGAAGCGCCGCCGCAGGTCGCGGCGGGAGGGTGACGGTCGAACGAGTGATGCGATGGCAGCCTGCGGGTTCACGAACACAGGCTGTGCGTGGGATGAGAACACATTTGGAGGGCGGTCGGTTCGAGCAACGGTGACGTTGCCGGTGAATCAGCAGTCCCTGGAGATGCGGCGGTGAAAAAGTTCTGGGTCTTCTTCTTCATGCTCGTGCCGGTGCTGGCCCTGTGGTCCTGCATCGTCGCGCCCGGGTATGGCTGGTGGTTCCCGGGCAGTGATGGGCCGTCGAAGGGAGTCGCCGCGTCGCCGCTCGGTCGCCGCATCGACGACCTCTTCTACATGATCCTCGTCATCACAACGATCACCTTCATCGGCGTGCAGCTCGCGCTCGGCTACGTCCTCTGGACTGGCATCCGCCGCGACAACCGGGAAGGCGACGTCGAGAAGGCGTGGTTTTCCCATGGCAGCCATGAACTCGAAGTGATCTGGTCGATCGTGCCCGCCGCGGTGCTCCTGTTCATCGCCCTGTACCAGATGGATGTCTGGGCCAGTTACCGCGTGAAGACGCACTTCCCCGAAGAGGTCCAGAACAAGCCGATGGCGGAAGTCACCGCCCGGCAGTTCGAATGGCGCATCCGCTATCCCGGGCTCGACGAGAACGGCAATGTTCTGCCGTTGATGCCCGATCCGCAGCCGACCGATCTCTACGCGGTGAACGACCTTCACCTGCCCTCCGGCAGGCCCGTGATGATCAACCTGAAAACGCAGGACGTTCAGCATTCGTTCTTCCTGCCCGAGTTGCGCGTGAAGCAGGACGCCGTCCCCGGCCTGGTGATTCCCGTGTGGTTCGAGGCCGACAAGAGCGGGGAATACACGCTCCTGTGCGCCGAGCTTTGCGGATGGGGGCACTACAAGATGAAGGCCCGGTTCGTCGCGCGGCCCGAGGAGGAATTCATTCCGTATCTCCGGGAACTGACGAAGCAGCAGAGCTACGACGGCGTCAAAGAAGCTGCGGCGCAGTAGAGGCCACTCAGAAGAAAAGAAATTCCTGCGATTCGTTCGCAGGCCAGGTGGGCGCGGCGGACTGCCGCCCCGGGGAGCTGTTCATGAGTTCGATTTCAACGACTGCCGACGCTCTGCATGGCCACGATGCTCATGGTCATGATGCGCATGGCCACGGCCACGCTCATACACAGAGCTTCATCAGCAAGTACGTCTTCTCGACGGACCACAAGGTCATCGGCATCCAGTTCCTGGTGACGACGCTTCTGATGCTGATGGTCGGCGGAGCGCTGGCCCTGGGCGTGCGCTGGCAGCTCGCGTTTCCCTGGGAATCGATGCCGATCTTCGGCACGCTGTTCCCGATGGAAGGCGGACAGATCTCGCCCGACTTCTACACCATGCTCTTCACCATGCATGCCACGGTGATGATCTTCCTGGTCATCATTCCCGTGCTTGCAGGCGCCTTCGGAAACTTCTTGATCCCGCTGATGATCGGCGCCGACGACATGGCGTTTCCGGTCCTCAACATGCTCAGCTACTGGTTCATGTGGCCGGCGATCGGCTGCTTCGGGATGACCTTCCTCTGTGCGGGCTATGGCGCTGCCGGCGGCTGGACGTCTTATCCCCTGCTGTCCGCACTGGCCGAGGCCGCGCCCGGTTCAGGATCTGCGCAGACCTGGTGGCTTTTCGGGCTCACGTTCGTTGGCGTCTCATCGATGATGGGCTCGGTCAACTACATGACCACCATCATCAACATGCGGGCCCCCGGCATGACGCTGTTCCGCATGCCGCTGACCATCTGGTCGATGTTCATCACGGCCATTCTGCAGGCCTTCGCCCTGCCGGTCCTGACAGCTGCCGGCTTCATGCTGGTCGCGGATCGGATCCTCGGGACGTGCTTCTTCATCCCGGCCGGCATCGTCGTGAACAATGCCGAGCCGACCGTCGGTGGCGGGCAGCCTCTGCTCTGGCAGCACCTGTTCTGGTTCTATTCGCATCCGGCCGTGTACATCATGCTGCTGCCCGCAATGGGCATGGTGAGCGACATGCTCGCCTGCATGTGTCGTAAGCCGATCTTCGGCTACAAGCCAATGGTGTATTCGCTGGCGGCGATTGCGGGGCTGGGCTTCATTGTGTGGGGGCACCACATGTTCACCTCCGGCATGAACCCGGCGCTCGGCATGACGTTCATGGTCTCAACGATCATGATCGCGCTGCCTTCGGCCGTGAAGGTGTTCAACTGGCTCGGCACCATGTGGGGCGGGAAGATCGAGTTCAACACCGTCCTGCTGAACTGCGCGGCGTTCGTGTCCATGTTCCTCATCGGCGGTCTCTCCGGCATCTTCATGGCCGCTGTCCCCGTCGACATCTACATCCACGACACGTACTTCATCGTGGCCCACTTCCACTACGTGCTGTTCGGGGCCACGCTCTTCGGAGTGTTCGGCGGCATCACGTTCTGGTTCCCGAAGATGTTCGGCCGGTTGATGAATGAGCCGGTCGGCAAGCTGCACTTTTTCCTGACCTTCATCGGCTTCAACGGGACGTTCTTCCCGATGCACCTGCTGGGGGTCGCCGGCATGCCGCGGCGCTATGCCAACCCGTTCCTGTACGAGTACCTGGAACATCTTCTTCCGATGAACCAGTTCATGACGTACTCCGCGATCCTGATGGGCTTCGCGCAGTTCCTCCTGCTGGGGAATTTCCTGCTGTCGATCAAGTTTGGCCAGAAGTGCGGACGGAATCCGTGGAACGCGAACGGCCTGGAATGGTCGGCCCCGTCGCCTCCGGGACACGGCAACTTCGACGTCCCTCCTGTCTGCTACCGTGGTCCTTATGAATACTCGCATCCCGACTGCCCGGAAGGGCAGGATTACTGGATGCAGACCGATCCGCGCGGGCGCAAGAAGCGTCCGGACGACCTCGCCGGCGGAAACGCCGCCGCACCGGCGCACTCATGACTTTTCAACGATGTGCCGTGACGGCGCGACTGAACTGACTTGCCCAACTCCCGATTCCTTCATCGATATGCGTGGTCGACTGTTGCTGTGGCGACGGTGACTCTGGTCGCCGGTGCGCTGACCACCAGCAAGAACGCAGGAATGGCGTTCCGCGACTGGCCGAATTCGGATGGCCAGTTCATGCTGACCTATCCCTGGTTCGCCGATTTCGCGAAAGACTGGGACAAGTTTCTCGAGCACGGGCATCGCCTGGCTGGAATCCTGATCGGCATCTGGGCCATCGGGCTCGTGGTGCTGACGGCCCTGAGTAGGTCGCGGCCGTCCGTCCTCTGGCTGGCAAGGGCTGTCCTCGCGGGAGTCATCCTGCAGGGTCTGCTGGGAGGCTTCCGTGTCCAACTCGACGAACGGGGCCTCGCCCTGATTCATGGCGCCTTTGCCGCAGTCGTCCTGTCGCTGATGGGCGGTGTTGCCACCCTGCTCAGTCCGAAATGGGCCGACGCCGGGGGTGAGTTGCCGGGCGCCTTCGATCGTGAGGCTCGCAATGACCGGCTTTCCCTGGCCCGCATTGCCGCCCTCCTCCTGCCGCTGCTCCTCATGACGCAGTTTCTCCTGGGGGGCATGGTTCGTCATCATGGCCGGAACCTGCATGAACACCTCGGCCTGGGCATCCTGGCTGCTTTCGCGATCATCGCCAACGCGGTGATCGCCGGCCGGACGGGAGAACGCTGGATGCGCAGCTCAGCCCGCGCCGTGCTCGCCCTGGGCCTTCTCCAGGTGTCTCTGGGCATCGGGGCCTGGGTCACGAAATTTGGTTTTGCAGCCGCCGGCTACGTGGCCGTTGCGGATTCCATTGTGCAGGTCGCGAGTCGCTCGGCCCACACCGTCATCGGCATTCTGCTTGTGATGACGGCCGTGGTGCATGCGTTTCGCGTCTGCCACACCTGCGTCCTGAGAGAAGTCTCGGGCGCGTCCACTCAACAAACGATGAAGGCGACTCCGCTTGCGGCGCTTTCGACGGGGAGCGCGACAAGATGAGTTTTGAGAAGTCAGTCATGAACCAGTCTCCACAGTCCGCGGCGACCCTGGCGGTCGACGCGGGCCACGGCGTGCTCGCGAATGGCCTGCGGGAACGCCTCGCGGAGTACGTCACCCTTTCCAAGCCGCGCATCGGGACAATGGTCCTCGTCAGCGTGGCCGTCGGATT contains:
- a CDS encoding cytochrome c codes for the protein MKKSEFSIGTRSTGTARGRAFPGALTAGLLAMVALTSGCVRHDAEFSHREEYNELIPEGQEYVHKVLGTYFGKPTRIVAWEKLPLKLHAAVGTVGEGATSLSVPVNFTQENLPLRPELEAAWLSGNLFQKNDTPALIEAIGENGSVMFPDPGLAQLPAAGDRVAIGPGEVLKFGRVLYAEHCLHCHGVSGDSHGPTAPYLNPKPRDFRRGIFKFTTTVAASRASRTDLSRTIDEGIPGTYMPSFKLLTPDENMALVEYVLWLAMRGEVEYQLTGQLKNDYSNEAFADRVKGGESAAEIRKELTDAVNGGEMADTFNGIVDTAVERWVAAQEEASLVTPTVKHLEATAESIARGRALYLSKDLNCVACHGEAGLGDGPQTYSITKNSAGADNPTPGLYDDWGNLVVPRNLTTGIYRGGRRPIDLFSRLHGGIKGTPMPAFGGKKSDEELWDLVNYIMSVPYEKRTPGDGSKEAKPAEAPPQVAAGG
- a CDS encoding cytochrome c oxidase subunit II, with the protein product MKKFWVFFFMLVPVLALWSCIVAPGYGWWFPGSDGPSKGVAASPLGRRIDDLFYMILVITTITFIGVQLALGYVLWTGIRRDNREGDVEKAWFSHGSHELEVIWSIVPAAVLLFIALYQMDVWASYRVKTHFPEEVQNKPMAEVTARQFEWRIRYPGLDENGNVLPLMPDPQPTDLYAVNDLHLPSGRPVMINLKTQDVQHSFFLPELRVKQDAVPGLVIPVWFEADKSGEYTLLCAELCGWGHYKMKARFVARPEEEFIPYLRELTKQQSYDGVKEAAAQ
- a CDS encoding cytochrome c oxidase subunit I: MSSISTTADALHGHDAHGHDAHGHGHAHTQSFISKYVFSTDHKVIGIQFLVTTLLMLMVGGALALGVRWQLAFPWESMPIFGTLFPMEGGQISPDFYTMLFTMHATVMIFLVIIPVLAGAFGNFLIPLMIGADDMAFPVLNMLSYWFMWPAIGCFGMTFLCAGYGAAGGWTSYPLLSALAEAAPGSGSAQTWWLFGLTFVGVSSMMGSVNYMTTIINMRAPGMTLFRMPLTIWSMFITAILQAFALPVLTAAGFMLVADRILGTCFFIPAGIVVNNAEPTVGGGQPLLWQHLFWFYSHPAVYIMLLPAMGMVSDMLACMCRKPIFGYKPMVYSLAAIAGLGFIVWGHHMFTSGMNPALGMTFMVSTIMIALPSAVKVFNWLGTMWGGKIEFNTVLLNCAAFVSMFLIGGLSGIFMAAVPVDIYIHDTYFIVAHFHYVLFGATLFGVFGGITFWFPKMFGRLMNEPVGKLHFFLTFIGFNGTFFPMHLLGVAGMPRRYANPFLYEYLEHLLPMNQFMTYSAILMGFAQFLLLGNFLLSIKFGQKCGRNPWNANGLEWSAPSPPGHGNFDVPPVCYRGPYEYSHPDCPEGQDYWMQTDPRGRKKRPDDLAGGNAAAPAHS
- a CDS encoding COX15/CtaA family protein, yielding MPNSRFLHRYAWSTVAVATVTLVAGALTTSKNAGMAFRDWPNSDGQFMLTYPWFADFAKDWDKFLEHGHRLAGILIGIWAIGLVVLTALSRSRPSVLWLARAVLAGVILQGLLGGFRVQLDERGLALIHGAFAAVVLSLMGGVATLLSPKWADAGGELPGAFDREARNDRLSLARIAALLLPLLLMTQFLLGGMVRHHGRNLHEHLGLGILAAFAIIANAVIAGRTGERWMRSSARAVLALGLLQVSLGIGAWVTKFGFAAAGYVAVADSIVQVASRSAHTVIGILLVMTAVVHAFRVCHTCVLREVSGASTQQTMKATPLAALSTGSATR